TATcatctcttatttttttatttatattataccAAACATAAAAGTAATCATTCCCACCCATACTTCCATATTTTGAACCAAACATATAGATGGATCTATCCTTCTTTGATCCATCTATCCTCTCCCTCATCCATTCTTCCTCTTCTATTGATTCTTTCACCAATCCATCCTTTATACCTAACTGAAGGGTCATTGCAATCCCTACATGGTCAAAAGGGATTGATATGTAAAAAATGATCATTGGAAGTTAATGCATGAATACAGTACATGTTAGGGTTATATATGCAAGAAGTTGTAAACGGATAAAATATGTGGAAAAATCAGAGATCGGGAAGTATAATAATGGTATGGAAACTCTCTCCATCTCCCTAATCATCATCGAACCAAACgaagaaaggggaaaaaaaattatcccaaataataacttattCCCCCCTTCGGCCTTCGCTTGGTGAGAGTTGAATTGGTCCCGCCGGAAATTTCTGTGTGCGTGTCTTGAGGTTGAGGGCGATGGAGCCGCGGCTTCTGTGAAGGATCCGACTACCCAATTGTGGGTTGTTGCCATATAATCCAAGTCTTCCCTTCTTTGGCTCCGATTCCGTTTCCATCTTCTCCCACTCCTCGGGGTCTCCTCGCTTTGTCGGTGTTTGGGTTTGGGTTTGGGCTTCCGAATTTAATACAAAGTGCGGTTTTTTATTCGGGAAGTGGGGTGGGGAGGAGCTCCGGGTGGTTCCATTGACTCGAGAAGCATTAAATTCGCCGGAAGCGCGGTCGTCGGCTTAAGGAAGCCGTCTCTTCtgtattttctttctctctctctcgcctttGCTTGAGATTTGTGATTCGCCAATCTCTCTgcttctctctcgctctctctgttCTCTTCTTTACTTGGAATGCCGTTTAAAAGGAGAAAGGTGTGATCTTTTTGAGGAAAGAGAGTGTTTGGTTGGTTTCCAAGAGGGAATGGGCCTCAGGATTGTGGGGTGGAGATCATGAGAGGTTGTTGCTCTCTTTCTGGAATTCGAGAGTTGGTGATAACTCAGgtgaaacagagcttctctcTCGTTATTATACTAGGATTCGTGATCTTTTAGTCTCTTCTCATATCTTTCTATCCGTTTGCTGCTTTGCTTCTCTAAAGTTCGCAGCTTTTTTTGTCGCAAGAGTATGTCGTCGGTTGTGCTAGCTCGGACGGGGCGCCACCGGCAGCGTTACCAAGATCATTTCCGGCTTGTTGCTGGGTATTATGCTTTTCAACCTTTGTTTATTCCTTCAAACTCTTAATTTTTATTGGATTTTTGTCGCAGTATCTTGCTTTGCATTTGATGTCTATGAACCCATCGGGCTAATATCTGAAGACAGGAGAAGTGGATATTTGCAtctccatttgatgattgcacaGTAGAATTCCGAAAATAACCAGATGGGTATGATGTAAATGGTGATGCTAGAAATTTACCAGACAAGCTTATGTTGTAAATTCTTATCTCCTGATGTGCTGGCATGGGAAGCCTGCACAGCAGACTGCATAAGCCACAGTAGAGGTAGCAATAATTCAAAAGCTAAGGACCTCTTGTTTGCTTTTGACATGTTGTGGTCCTTCCTACTTTCTCTTTAGGGTGTTTCATGAGTAAATTTTTGGGACAGATCCATATGTGTGCTGTGTTGTAAGGAATTTTTCAGCCCTGCTCATATCTAACCAAATGCAACTTAGGATATTGGTGCAGGAAAGAATAGCTTGATGCCTAAGAAAATTAATGGTGTCTTCGATCTAAACCAGTGGCACCAAGTATCTGCAATCAAATAGACATTCTTGATCTATTGACTATAGCAAGGATGCGATATATCTTTTTTTAGTTGTACGTCAGGTGAAAGATGTTATAAAGTGTAGATCTATAACACGTAAATTGCCAATCTAAGCTTTAGAAAAAACTTGATAGTGCTTTTTGCCTTTTCTAGAATAACTGTCCAAAAATTAACTTTCTCATTCATTTTCTTACATTTTGTTCATGTGGTGAAAGCAGATGCATTCCCTATAAGCAAAAGGCGAACACAGAGAATCACAGCGACGATTTGATAGATTGTCTGGAAGTCCTCATGATTTCTTCACCAAATCGAGTTGATCTTGTCTTCCCAAAGGTGTGACTGCTGTGCCGTTTGGTTCTGGATGTTTGATTTGGaagtttttcattttctctaaGTTTGTTCTAGAGTTGATGATCTTTTGGCCGTCAGGGTGGATGGGAGAATGACGAGACTGTACATGATGCAGCATGTCGCGAAGCCCTGGAGGAAGCAGGTGTCAGGGGAATTATAAATGTTGGTATTTGATCTTACATCTATTGTTTGATGACATGGGACGATCGGTTTTGTTAGAGTTACTGGAGCTTTTTCTAGTTGAATTTCTTTTCCTATTTGCATAAGAAAACATGCCTGAGTTGCATGTACCATGAGGATTTTGATTTCCTAACAAccaagagaaataaaaaaatcagaTAGCTAAGTAAATGCTTTGTATCTAAATGAATGATGGTCCTGATGAAGTGAATCCTCGATCTCAATTGGTCAAAAGTAAAACTTATCATGGAAAAGTCTAAAGTGTCATGCCAAGGGTTAATAGAATACTGTGCGtgaaggttgttccatatactgtaaaatatgtaaaatacAAAAATAACACTTAAAAGATCATagttctaaaatttaaatatcactTGATATGGTTTTAATTGCAAATTCACATTTATAAAATGAGTTTAATTATTCCTCTGTATTCATGCAAACAGTAAGAGAGCCTTATAGCAAATGATACTATGAAATATCTGATCAGTTGCTTCACTGTTGCATATAGTTTTTACATCTAGAATCTCATTTGGGAATttttgttttaagaaaaatatgacagTAATCTTCCCCACTGGCAGGATTGACATCCAGAAAACTTGTCTGAATACTGTGTATTCATTATGAAAGCCAAACGTTTAGTTTAACACATTTAACATGCTTGTCAACCTTGTGGTGCTCATCACTTGTATATTAAGGTTGTTATATTGCTTTCATTTTCAACCACCCATTTCTCAAGCATTTTTTTTGTAAGGCATCATGtcttaagtgaatttaatatgaTTGGTCTGCCACCTTACCCGGCTAATACGCATGTGATATGTTTGCCGCTTGCCTAACTCATAGTGGCCTGTCTGTTGGTGATGATGTTCTCATAACTTGTGCAAGTTAACCGCTCAGGTTTACAGTTTTGTGAAAATAGTTCTGCTTTTTTAGACTTCAGTGCTTCACTTCTTAAAGCATTGTGTAAGATCAGAAATGGGAGAAGCATATCTTAGTAT
The Phoenix dactylifera cultivar Barhee BC4 unplaced genomic scaffold, palm_55x_up_171113_PBpolish2nd_filt_p 000850F, whole genome shotgun sequence DNA segment above includes these coding regions:
- the LOC103718965 gene encoding nudix hydrolase 12, mitochondrial-like, producing the protein MRGCCSLSGIRELVITQSMSSVVLARTGRHRQRYQDHFRLVAGCIPYKQKANTENHSDDLIDCLEVLMISSPNRVDLVFPKGGWENDETVHDAACREALEEAGVRGIINFSVISLIKTRICKNAMDLSLDYTMRGQEGKITGYMDF